The following are encoded in a window of Maylandia zebra isolate NMK-2024a linkage group LG5, Mzebra_GT3a, whole genome shotgun sequence genomic DNA:
- the srpk1b gene encoding SRSF protein kinase 1b isoform X2 gives MERKVLAMQARKKRTKPRKPGKKPEPHGRGGGSQPGQAESPLPEQDEEILGSDDDEQEDPNDYCRGGYHHVRIGDLFNGRYHVIRKLGWGHFSTVWLAWDIQEKRFVAMKVVKSAEHYTETALDEIKLLKSVRNTDPSDPYREKVVQLLDDFKISGMNGTHVCMVFEVLGYHLLKWIIKSNYQGLPSPCVKSIIRQVLQGLDYLHTKCKIIHTDIKPENILLTVNEPYIKKMAAEATQWQKTGTAPPSGSAVSTAPTSKPTAKMSKNKKKKMKKKQKKQAEMQEKRIHEMEGGALPDTREEEDDEETTENTEDTSSATLSTSATQQDITNHTNADLTPEEQSAHTSGLNEQREVTADDENRMEVNCNGHAATPENETSLEVRGTEQCTEEQEDQQDAKQPESNKETDNAFCDKEERPSCNGNSDTEQQRPPASLSPDSVTVELKEGDKIEEQMDTLKETKRENEEENSQDGATGSMLVNPLDPLNADKLQVKIADLGNACWVHKHFTDDIQTRQYRSLEVLIGAGYSTPADIWSTACMAFELATGDYLFEPHSGEDYSRDEDHIALVIELLGKVPRKLILAGKYSKEFFTKKGDLRHITKLKPWGLFDVLVEKYEWSKEEAHSFSSFLLPMLDLVPERRATAAQCLSHPWLSS, from the exons ATGGAAAGAAAAG TACTAGCGATGCAAGCAAGGAAGAAGAGGACAAAGCCCCGGAAACCTGGCAAAAA ACCAGAGCCTCATGGCCGTGGAGGCGGCTCTCAGCCAGGTCAGGCAGAGTCTCCGTTACCAGAGCAGGATGAAGAGATCTTGGGCTCTGATGACGATGAACAGGAGGACCCCAACGACTACTGCAGGG GTGGATATCACCATGTGAGGATTGGAGATCTGTTCAATGGGAGATACCATGTGATCCGTAAGCTTGGCTGGGGTCACTTCTCCACTGTGTGGCTGGCCTGGGATATCCA GGAAAAGCGCTTCGTGGCCATGAAGGTTGTAAAAAGTGCTGAACATTACACTGAGACTGCTCTGGATGAAATCAAGCTGCTGAAATCA gTGAGAAACACAGATCCCAGTGACCCTTACAGAGAGAAAGTAGTGCAGCTGCTAGATGACTTCAAAATTTCTGGCATGAATGGAACTC ATGTGTGTATGGTCTTTGAAGTACTTGGGTACCACCTGCTTAAGTGGATTATTAAGTCGAATTATCAAGGGCTGCCTTCGCCCTGTGTTAAAAGCATCATACGACAG GTTCTGCAGGGTTTAGACTATCTCCACACCAAATGTAAGATCATACACACAGACATCAAACCGGAGAACATTCTGCTCACTGTGAATGAGCCCTACATCAAGAAGATGGCTGCTGAAGCTACTCAGTGGCAGAAGACTGGCACCGCACCTCCCTCGGGTTCTGCAG TGAGTACAGCCCCAACTTCCAAACCA ACAGCCAAAATgtcaaagaacaaaaagaagaagatgaagaagaagcaaaaaaagcAGGCCGAGATGCAGGAAAAGAGGATACATGAGATGGAGGGAGGAGCATTACCCGACACCCGagaagaggaggatgacgaGGAGACTACGGAGAACACTGAAGATACGTCCTCAGCCACTCTTTCTACGTCTGCCACGCAGCAGGACATCACTAACCATACTAACGCAG ACTTGACTCCCGAAGAGCAGTCTGCTCATACGTCAGGGCTAAATGAACAGAGGGAGGTTACGGCCGATGACGAGAACAGAATGGAGGTCAACTGCAACGGCCACGCCGCCACACCGGAGAATGAGACCAGTCTAGAGGTTCGAGGGACCGAGCAATGTACAGAGGAACAGGAGGATCAACAGGATGCAAAGCAACCAGAAAGCAATAAAGAGACCGACAATGCATTTTGTGACAAAGAAGAGCGGCCATCCTGTAACGGAAACTCTGATACTGAGCAGCAACGTCCCCCTGCTTCACTCAGTCCAGACTCTGTCACTGTAGAGCTAAAAGAGGGAGACAAGATAGAGGAGCAGATGGACACTCTAAAGGAGACCAAAAGAGAAAATGAGGAAGAGAACAGCCAGGATG GAGCAACAGGAAGCATGTTAGTAAACCCCCTGGACCCTCTCAATGCTGACAAATTGCAGGTTAAGATTGCTGACCTCGGCAATGCCTGCTGGGTG cACAAACATTTCACAGATGACATCCAGACACGGCAGTACCGCTCTCTTGAGGTGTTGATAGGAGCCGGCTATAGCACACCAGCAGACATCTGGAGCACAGCCTGCATG GCCTTTGAGCTGGCTACTGGAGATTACCTGTTTGAACCCCACTCTGGAGAAGACTACTCCAGAGATGAAG ATCACATAGCGCTGGTCATCGAGCTGCTAGGCAAAGTCCCTCGGAAGCTGATCTTGGCAGGCAAATACTCAAAGGAGTTTTTCACCAAGAAAG GTGATCTCCGGCACATCACCAAGTTGAAGCCTTGGGGTCTGTTTGATGTCCTGGTAGAAAAGTATGAGTGGTCCAAAGAGGAGGCCCACTCTTTCAGCAGCTTCCTGCTTCCCATGCTGGACCTGGTGCCTGAAAGAAGAGCCACCGCAGCCCAGTGCCTCTCCCACCCATGGCTCTCATCCTAG
- the srpk1b gene encoding SRSF protein kinase 1b isoform X1 — translation MWLLDWIFSINSAVVKLASGLTCKPEPHGRGGGSQPGQAESPLPEQDEEILGSDDDEQEDPNDYCRGGYHHVRIGDLFNGRYHVIRKLGWGHFSTVWLAWDIQEKRFVAMKVVKSAEHYTETALDEIKLLKSVRNTDPSDPYREKVVQLLDDFKISGMNGTHVCMVFEVLGYHLLKWIIKSNYQGLPSPCVKSIIRQVLQGLDYLHTKCKIIHTDIKPENILLTVNEPYIKKMAAEATQWQKTGTAPPSGSAVSTAPTSKPTAKMSKNKKKKMKKKQKKQAEMQEKRIHEMEGGALPDTREEEDDEETTENTEDTSSATLSTSATQQDITNHTNADLTPEEQSAHTSGLNEQREVTADDENRMEVNCNGHAATPENETSLEVRGTEQCTEEQEDQQDAKQPESNKETDNAFCDKEERPSCNGNSDTEQQRPPASLSPDSVTVELKEGDKIEEQMDTLKETKRENEEENSQDGATGSMLVNPLDPLNADKLQVKIADLGNACWVHKHFTDDIQTRQYRSLEVLIGAGYSTPADIWSTACMAFELATGDYLFEPHSGEDYSRDEDHIALVIELLGKVPRKLILAGKYSKEFFTKKGDLRHITKLKPWGLFDVLVEKYEWSKEEAHSFSSFLLPMLDLVPERRATAAQCLSHPWLSS, via the exons ATGTGGCTTCTGGACTGGATCTTCTCCATCAATTCAGCTGTAGTGAAGCTTGCCAGCGGTCTAACATGCAA ACCAGAGCCTCATGGCCGTGGAGGCGGCTCTCAGCCAGGTCAGGCAGAGTCTCCGTTACCAGAGCAGGATGAAGAGATCTTGGGCTCTGATGACGATGAACAGGAGGACCCCAACGACTACTGCAGGG GTGGATATCACCATGTGAGGATTGGAGATCTGTTCAATGGGAGATACCATGTGATCCGTAAGCTTGGCTGGGGTCACTTCTCCACTGTGTGGCTGGCCTGGGATATCCA GGAAAAGCGCTTCGTGGCCATGAAGGTTGTAAAAAGTGCTGAACATTACACTGAGACTGCTCTGGATGAAATCAAGCTGCTGAAATCA gTGAGAAACACAGATCCCAGTGACCCTTACAGAGAGAAAGTAGTGCAGCTGCTAGATGACTTCAAAATTTCTGGCATGAATGGAACTC ATGTGTGTATGGTCTTTGAAGTACTTGGGTACCACCTGCTTAAGTGGATTATTAAGTCGAATTATCAAGGGCTGCCTTCGCCCTGTGTTAAAAGCATCATACGACAG GTTCTGCAGGGTTTAGACTATCTCCACACCAAATGTAAGATCATACACACAGACATCAAACCGGAGAACATTCTGCTCACTGTGAATGAGCCCTACATCAAGAAGATGGCTGCTGAAGCTACTCAGTGGCAGAAGACTGGCACCGCACCTCCCTCGGGTTCTGCAG TGAGTACAGCCCCAACTTCCAAACCA ACAGCCAAAATgtcaaagaacaaaaagaagaagatgaagaagaagcaaaaaaagcAGGCCGAGATGCAGGAAAAGAGGATACATGAGATGGAGGGAGGAGCATTACCCGACACCCGagaagaggaggatgacgaGGAGACTACGGAGAACACTGAAGATACGTCCTCAGCCACTCTTTCTACGTCTGCCACGCAGCAGGACATCACTAACCATACTAACGCAG ACTTGACTCCCGAAGAGCAGTCTGCTCATACGTCAGGGCTAAATGAACAGAGGGAGGTTACGGCCGATGACGAGAACAGAATGGAGGTCAACTGCAACGGCCACGCCGCCACACCGGAGAATGAGACCAGTCTAGAGGTTCGAGGGACCGAGCAATGTACAGAGGAACAGGAGGATCAACAGGATGCAAAGCAACCAGAAAGCAATAAAGAGACCGACAATGCATTTTGTGACAAAGAAGAGCGGCCATCCTGTAACGGAAACTCTGATACTGAGCAGCAACGTCCCCCTGCTTCACTCAGTCCAGACTCTGTCACTGTAGAGCTAAAAGAGGGAGACAAGATAGAGGAGCAGATGGACACTCTAAAGGAGACCAAAAGAGAAAATGAGGAAGAGAACAGCCAGGATG GAGCAACAGGAAGCATGTTAGTAAACCCCCTGGACCCTCTCAATGCTGACAAATTGCAGGTTAAGATTGCTGACCTCGGCAATGCCTGCTGGGTG cACAAACATTTCACAGATGACATCCAGACACGGCAGTACCGCTCTCTTGAGGTGTTGATAGGAGCCGGCTATAGCACACCAGCAGACATCTGGAGCACAGCCTGCATG GCCTTTGAGCTGGCTACTGGAGATTACCTGTTTGAACCCCACTCTGGAGAAGACTACTCCAGAGATGAAG ATCACATAGCGCTGGTCATCGAGCTGCTAGGCAAAGTCCCTCGGAAGCTGATCTTGGCAGGCAAATACTCAAAGGAGTTTTTCACCAAGAAAG GTGATCTCCGGCACATCACCAAGTTGAAGCCTTGGGGTCTGTTTGATGTCCTGGTAGAAAAGTATGAGTGGTCCAAAGAGGAGGCCCACTCTTTCAGCAGCTTCCTGCTTCCCATGCTGGACCTGGTGCCTGAAAGAAGAGCCACCGCAGCCCAGTGCCTCTCCCACCCATGGCTCTCATCCTAG
- the srpk1b gene encoding SRSF protein kinase 1b isoform X3, translated as MGIRASCRPEPHGRGGGSQPGQAESPLPEQDEEILGSDDDEQEDPNDYCRGGYHHVRIGDLFNGRYHVIRKLGWGHFSTVWLAWDIQEKRFVAMKVVKSAEHYTETALDEIKLLKSVRNTDPSDPYREKVVQLLDDFKISGMNGTHVCMVFEVLGYHLLKWIIKSNYQGLPSPCVKSIIRQVLQGLDYLHTKCKIIHTDIKPENILLTVNEPYIKKMAAEATQWQKTGTAPPSGSAVSTAPTSKPTAKMSKNKKKKMKKKQKKQAEMQEKRIHEMEGGALPDTREEEDDEETTENTEDTSSATLSTSATQQDITNHTNADLTPEEQSAHTSGLNEQREVTADDENRMEVNCNGHAATPENETSLEVRGTEQCTEEQEDQQDAKQPESNKETDNAFCDKEERPSCNGNSDTEQQRPPASLSPDSVTVELKEGDKIEEQMDTLKETKRENEEENSQDGATGSMLVNPLDPLNADKLQVKIADLGNACWVHKHFTDDIQTRQYRSLEVLIGAGYSTPADIWSTACMAFELATGDYLFEPHSGEDYSRDEDHIALVIELLGKVPRKLILAGKYSKEFFTKKGDLRHITKLKPWGLFDVLVEKYEWSKEEAHSFSSFLLPMLDLVPERRATAAQCLSHPWLSS; from the exons ATGGGTATCCGTGCATCTTGCAG ACCAGAGCCTCATGGCCGTGGAGGCGGCTCTCAGCCAGGTCAGGCAGAGTCTCCGTTACCAGAGCAGGATGAAGAGATCTTGGGCTCTGATGACGATGAACAGGAGGACCCCAACGACTACTGCAGGG GTGGATATCACCATGTGAGGATTGGAGATCTGTTCAATGGGAGATACCATGTGATCCGTAAGCTTGGCTGGGGTCACTTCTCCACTGTGTGGCTGGCCTGGGATATCCA GGAAAAGCGCTTCGTGGCCATGAAGGTTGTAAAAAGTGCTGAACATTACACTGAGACTGCTCTGGATGAAATCAAGCTGCTGAAATCA gTGAGAAACACAGATCCCAGTGACCCTTACAGAGAGAAAGTAGTGCAGCTGCTAGATGACTTCAAAATTTCTGGCATGAATGGAACTC ATGTGTGTATGGTCTTTGAAGTACTTGGGTACCACCTGCTTAAGTGGATTATTAAGTCGAATTATCAAGGGCTGCCTTCGCCCTGTGTTAAAAGCATCATACGACAG GTTCTGCAGGGTTTAGACTATCTCCACACCAAATGTAAGATCATACACACAGACATCAAACCGGAGAACATTCTGCTCACTGTGAATGAGCCCTACATCAAGAAGATGGCTGCTGAAGCTACTCAGTGGCAGAAGACTGGCACCGCACCTCCCTCGGGTTCTGCAG TGAGTACAGCCCCAACTTCCAAACCA ACAGCCAAAATgtcaaagaacaaaaagaagaagatgaagaagaagcaaaaaaagcAGGCCGAGATGCAGGAAAAGAGGATACATGAGATGGAGGGAGGAGCATTACCCGACACCCGagaagaggaggatgacgaGGAGACTACGGAGAACACTGAAGATACGTCCTCAGCCACTCTTTCTACGTCTGCCACGCAGCAGGACATCACTAACCATACTAACGCAG ACTTGACTCCCGAAGAGCAGTCTGCTCATACGTCAGGGCTAAATGAACAGAGGGAGGTTACGGCCGATGACGAGAACAGAATGGAGGTCAACTGCAACGGCCACGCCGCCACACCGGAGAATGAGACCAGTCTAGAGGTTCGAGGGACCGAGCAATGTACAGAGGAACAGGAGGATCAACAGGATGCAAAGCAACCAGAAAGCAATAAAGAGACCGACAATGCATTTTGTGACAAAGAAGAGCGGCCATCCTGTAACGGAAACTCTGATACTGAGCAGCAACGTCCCCCTGCTTCACTCAGTCCAGACTCTGTCACTGTAGAGCTAAAAGAGGGAGACAAGATAGAGGAGCAGATGGACACTCTAAAGGAGACCAAAAGAGAAAATGAGGAAGAGAACAGCCAGGATG GAGCAACAGGAAGCATGTTAGTAAACCCCCTGGACCCTCTCAATGCTGACAAATTGCAGGTTAAGATTGCTGACCTCGGCAATGCCTGCTGGGTG cACAAACATTTCACAGATGACATCCAGACACGGCAGTACCGCTCTCTTGAGGTGTTGATAGGAGCCGGCTATAGCACACCAGCAGACATCTGGAGCACAGCCTGCATG GCCTTTGAGCTGGCTACTGGAGATTACCTGTTTGAACCCCACTCTGGAGAAGACTACTCCAGAGATGAAG ATCACATAGCGCTGGTCATCGAGCTGCTAGGCAAAGTCCCTCGGAAGCTGATCTTGGCAGGCAAATACTCAAAGGAGTTTTTCACCAAGAAAG GTGATCTCCGGCACATCACCAAGTTGAAGCCTTGGGGTCTGTTTGATGTCCTGGTAGAAAAGTATGAGTGGTCCAAAGAGGAGGCCCACTCTTTCAGCAGCTTCCTGCTTCCCATGCTGGACCTGGTGCCTGAAAGAAGAGCCACCGCAGCCCAGTGCCTCTCCCACCCATGGCTCTCATCCTAG